In Macadamia integrifolia cultivar HAES 741 chromosome 12, SCU_Mint_v3, whole genome shotgun sequence, the following are encoded in one genomic region:
- the LOC122057447 gene encoding dof zinc finger protein DOF3.6-like, producing MVFPSVPVYHLDPPNWQQNPNRQPGSSNENHQLPQPPQPPAGGSGGGGASIRPGSMADRARLAKLPQPEVALKCPRCESTNTKFCYFNNYSLSQPRHFCKTCRRYWTRGGALRNVPVGGGCRRNKKSKSSSSSKSPAADRQTSSSGTTSAVASNNNSCSSDIISHIAPPQPHPELPFMASLHLSDYGAADIGLNFGGIQPPPVAATGGGGNGVMEFQIGNNSGGGGGGGDGATILSVGGTEQWRLQQVQQFPFLSGLEPPPGLYPFEAEGGGEAATYGGRVAAQIRPKLPSSGSSTGGITQQLGSVKMEENHQAGMYLSRQLLGIPGNDHQYWGGGGNAWTTDFSGFNSSSSTNHLL from the exons ATGGTTTTTCCTTCGGTTCCGGTCTATCATCTTGATCCACCCAACTGGCAGCAG AACCCAAATCGTCAACCTGGAAGCAGCAATGAGAATCATCAGCTTCCCCAGCCTCCACAGCCTCCGGCTGGTGGGAGCGGCGGTGGTGGAGCCTCAATCAGGCCTGGTTCGATGGCTGATCGTGCTCGGCTGGCCAAATTGCCACAGCCTGAGGTAGCACTGAAGTGTCCAAGATGTGAATCAACCAATACAAAGTTCTGCTACTTCAATAATTACAGCCTCTCGCAGCCTCGACACTTCTGCAAGACTTGCCGACGTTACTGGACCAGAGGAGGTGCTCTAAGGAATGTTCCAGTGGGTGGAGGTTgcagaagaaacaagaaaagcaAAAGCAGTAGTAGCTCAAAATCTCCGGCAGCTGACCGTCAAACTAGCAGCTCTGGTACCACAAGTGCAGTCGCCTCAAACAATAATAGCTGCAGCAGTGATATAATAAGCCATATTGCCCCACCACAACCACATCCAGAATTACCATTTATGGCCTCTTTACATCTCTCCGATTATGGTGCAGCAGACATTGGGCtaaattttggtggaattcaGCCACCACCAGTGGCTGCAACAGGTGGTGGTGGAAATGGTGTCATGGAGTTTCAGATAGGAAACAATtcaggtggaggtggtggtggtggtgatggtgccACCATTTTATCGGTAGGAGGTACCGAGCAGTGGCGACTACAGCAAGTACAGCAATTCcctttcttaagtgggttggaGCCTCCGCCAGGTCTGTACCCATTTGAAGCTGAAGGAGGTGGTGAGGCAGCAACCTATGGGGGGAGAGTAGCAGCTCAGATTCGGCCAAAGCTGCCATCGTCGGGCTCCAGTACTGGTGGTATCACACAACAGTTGGGTTCAgtaaaaatggaagaaaatcatcaAGCAGGGATGTATTTATCGAGGCAGTTGTTGGGTATTCCAGGAAATGATCATCAGTACTGGGGTGGTGGCGGCAATGCGTGGACTACAGATTTTTCTGGtttcaactcttcttcttccaccaaCCATCTCTTATAA